In the genome of Denticeps clupeoides chromosome 13, fDenClu1.1, whole genome shotgun sequence, one region contains:
- the lrrc7 gene encoding leucine-rich repeat-containing protein 7 isoform X5, producing the protein MTTKRKIIGRLVPCRCFRGEEEVISVLDYSHCSLQQVPKEIFSFERTLEELYLDANQIEELPKQLFNCQALRKLSMPDNDLSNLPTTIASLVNLKELDISKNGIQEFPDNIKCCKCLSVVEASVNPITKLPDGFTQLLNLTQLFLNDAFLEYLPANFGRLSKLRILELRENHLKTLPKSIHRLSQLERLDLGSNEFSELPEVLEQIHNLKELWLDNNSLQAIPGSVGKLRQLRYLDLAKNRIETLDADISGCESLEDLLLSSNMLQQLPDSIGMLKKMTTLKVDDNQLTSLPNTIGSGRGKLGLSLLEEFDCSCNELESLPPTIGYLHSLRTFAADENFLTELPREIGNCKNVTVMSLRSNKLEFLPDEIGQMTKLRVLNLSDNRIKNLPFTFTKLKDLAALWLSDNQSKALIPLQTEAHPETKQRVLTNYMFPQQPRHDEDYQSDSDSFNPTLWEEQRQQRMTVAFDFDEKKEEEDNSGKVKVEINLKRYPTPYPEDLKNMVKSVQNLVGKAPHPLGTEKISSGTNMELHGKDKYEPKWPIAPKEVTEREVKDFPQVQMTEQSAIMNSAIDIPKRKDKEDLTESSEISLHRVVPQLPQPENTSLSITPSCFCLIDSLGGSPNDIRISDMRPTLVEPPMYKPKVVLLGKDKKESMDDSDPDKMHCMNNSGSSATYSDYSPSQGSSGSSNPPGNVNALQNSGKDGILQTHWTNRLAQSFPKPIESKPLLSQRDTPPSNTLQQRGERPLSDTFDSWNDASHYDNTGFVAEEAPLETSSSSGPGVSGGRGGGGTSAGNPMLGSKPRSASAHGRRPLMRQDRIVGLPLELEQSPHPFHPVRTTPENEVPPPPPANPWQNWTRTPSPFEDRTAFPSKPELSPNSPNPDHKHFEMGELPGTFPSTGAWGFLDSQDSGTGRGQSNIFTHVQTRKEPNKGTLVISKSSERLSPMIKEVKAKFKKSQSIDEIDIGSYKVYSIPMDSYSSSIDNQGSVDRPDLPGPMEQSMSRSQSAPMLDDDLDGFCSSKTSQQLHQQQQQQKPAIPKKVYHFDQSFNPQGAIDVLKAERRVAPPPFPNTPEYVNQSGSQPGKPKELVSPRGYRGYQPMEQMFNFPQPLMTEDSVTPQFPPQRSRPGFLRRADSLVSSTEMALFRRVAEAQEMQMPEHYSRPQFKPMMDHQNSLSTMDPQIHKRNGRYEDDYSSYQEPKKPIMGYPTKSLTQRRPLSARSYSTETYGASQARPVSARPTMAALLEKMPSDYNLSTCTEKILDTADMKLRAVPPKPEDITSKMPVDWRQQLLRHIEAKRLDRNAVLKHNTVNFGMLCSGGYAVPHAGRSMTINFYNNTKHENQTTQWLPLPNTPSQQSNILDNGQEVVSPSSQWAPYSFGRRDVPPENIIKKAAGHGPHQTQTMIVTSASATPPHRSHATVREQQQYEGAINKISIQQYQSPMPMPITTTSPRPQSARCLVQTKAQKSMDGFQEQLCVRIEKNPGLGFSISGGISGQGNPFKPSDMGIFVTRVQPDGPASNVLQPGDKILKANGHSFLHIEHETAVSLLKNFQKTVDLVILRESTI; encoded by the exons ATGACAACCAAGAGGAAGATCATCGGCCGCCTGGTGCCATGCCGGTGCTTCCGGGGCGAGGAGGAGGTCATCTCAGTTCTGGACTACTCGCACTGCAGCTTGCAGCAGGTGCCCAAGGAGATTTTCAGCTTCGAGCGCACGCTGGAGGAGCTTTACCTGGATGCCAACCAGATCGAGGAGCTGCCCAAG CAACTCTTCAACTGCCAAGCCCTCCGCAAGTTGAGCATGCCTGACAATGACCTCTCCAACCTGCCAACCACCATCGCCAGCCTTGTAAACCTGAAGGAGTTAGACATAAGTAAAAATG GTATTCAAGAGTTCCCAGACAACATAAAGTGCTGTAAGTGTCTGTCGGTTGTGGAGGCCAGTGTGAATCCGATAACCAA GCTCCCCGATGGCTTCACACAGCTGCTTAACCTGACACAGCTCTTCTTAAACGACGCCTTCCTGGAGTACCTGCCTGCCAACTTTGGCCG ACTGTCCAAATTGCGGATCTTGGAACTGAGAGAGAACCATCTGAAAACCTTGCCAAA GTCGATACACAGACTGTCACAGCTGGAGCGATTAGACTTGGGAAGCAATGAATTCTCTGAACtg CCCGAGGTTCTGGAGCAGATACACAACCTTAAAGAGCTGTGGCTGGATAACAACTCATTACAAGCTATACCTGGG TCTGTAGGGAAGCTGAGGCAGCTCAGGTACTTGGATCTGGCCAAGAACCGGATTGAAACTCTGGACGCTGACATCTCAGGCTGTGAGTCCTTAGAAGACCTCCTGTTGTCCTCCAACATGCTGCAGCAGCTACCCGACTCCATAG GAATGTTGAAAAAGATGACAACACTAAAAGTAGATGACAACCAGCTCACCTCACTGCCTAACACAATCGGAAG TGGACGCGGCAAATTAGG TTTGTCGCTTTTAGAGGAGTTTGACTGTAGCTGTAACGAACTGGAGTCCCTGCCTCCAACCATCGGCTACCTGCACAGCCTCCGGACATTTGCGGCCGATGAGAACTTCCTGACGGAACTGCCCAGGGAG ATTGGAAACTGCAAGAATGTCACAGTCATGTCCTTGCGCTCCAATAAATTGGAGTTTCTGCCTGATGAAATCGGGCAGATGACCAAACTCCGCGTCCTCAACCTCAGCGACAATAG GATAAAAAACTTACCGTTCACTTTCACAAAGCTGAAAGATCTTGCTGCACTCTGGCTATCAGACAATCAG TCCAAGGCCCTAATCCCGCTGCAGACAGAAGCTCACCCCGAGACGAAGCAGAGGGTCCTCACCAACTACATGTTCCCCCAGCAGCCACGGCATGATGAAG ACTACCAGTCGGACAGCGACAGCTTTAATCCCACGCTCTGGGAGGAGCAGAGGCAGCAGAGGATGACCGTGGCATTTGACTTTGATGAgaagaaggaagaggaggacaatTCTGGAAAAGTGAAG GTGGAGATTAATCTGAAGCGCTACCCCACTCCTTACCCTGAGGACTTGAAGAATATGGTGAAATCAGTTCAGAACCTTGTGGGCAAGGCCCCCCATCCCCTCGGTACAGAGAAGATCTCCTCTGGCACCAACATGGAGCTCCATGGCAAAGATAAATACGAGCCCAAGTGGCCCATTGCACCTAAAGAG GTGACAGAAAGGGAGGTCAAGGACTTCCCACAGGTGCAGATGACGGAGCAGAGCGCCATCATGAACTCAGCCATCGACATCCCAAAGCGCAAAGACAAGGAGGACCTGACTGAGAGCTCAGAA ATTTCTTTACATCGCGTCGTCCCCCAGCTGCCACAGCCCGAGAATACGAGCCTGTCCATTACACCTTCCTGTTTCTGCCTCATA GATTCTCTTGGAGGTTCACCTAATGATATTCGCATTTCGGATATGAGACCTACACTTGTGGAGCCCCCGATGTACAAACCAAAGGTTGTATTACTTGGGAAAGACAAAAAAG agTCTATGGATGACTCCGATCCAGACAAAATGCATTGCATGAACAACAGTGGGTCATCAGCCACCTACTCTGACTACTCCCCATCCCAGGGATCCTCTGGGTCCTCTAACCCACCAGGAAATGTGAATGCGCTGCAGAATTCTGGGAAGGATGGCATTCTCCAGACGCACTGGACCAACAG GCTGGCACAGTCTTTCCCCAAACCCATTGAGAGTAAGCCACTGCTGAGCCAGAGGGACACTCCCCCCTCCAATACCCTGCAACAGAGGGGTGAACGACCCCTGAGCGATACCTTTGACAGTTGGAACGACGCCTCCCACTATGACAACACTGGTTTTGTGGCTGAGGAAGCTCCTCTTGAGACAAGCAGTAGCAGTGGGCCTGGTGTCAGTGGTGGCAGAGGTGGTGGTGGCACCTCTGCAGGTAATCCCATGCTGGGTTCCAAACCCCGGAGTGCTTCTGCACATGGCCGGAGACCCCTGATGAGGCAAGATCGCATTGTTGGTCTGCCCCTGGAACTGGAACAGTCCCCGCACCCTTTCCACCCAGTGCGCACTACTCCTGAAAACGAAGTGCCTCCACCCCCTCCTGCCAATCCATGGCAAAATTGGACCAGGACTCCTAGCCCATTCGAGGATCGAACAGCATTTCCCTCCAAGCCGGAGCTCAGTCCCAACAGTCCCAACCCTGACCACAAGCACTTTGAGATGGGCGAACTGCCTGGCACATTTCCCTCAACTGGAGCATGGGGGTTTTTAGACTCTCAGGACTCAGGAACAGGTCGGGGTCAGTCCAACATTTTCACACATGTTCAGACTCGGAAGGAACCCAACAAAGGCACACTGGTCATCAGCAAAAGCTCGGAGAGGCTCTCACCAATGATAAAGGAGGTCAAAGCCAAATTCAAGAAGTCCCAGAGCATAGATGAAATTGACATAGGCTCTTACAAGGTCTACAGTATTCCAATGGACAGCTACAGCTCTAGTATCGACAACCAGGGTAGTGTTGACAGGCCAGACTTACCAGGTCCTATGGAGCAGAGTATGTCCAGGAGCCAGTCTGCTCCCATGTTGGATGATGACTTGGATGGCTTTTGTTCCAGTAAGACCTCTCAGCAGttacatcagcagcagcagcaacagaagCCAGCCATCCCCAAGAAGGTTTATCACTTTGACCAAAGCTTCAACCCCCAAGGGGCGATAGACGTTTTGAAAGCAGAGAGGAGAGTTGCTCCACCTCCTTTTCCCAATACCCCTGAGTATGTCAACCAATCAGGCAGTCAACCTGGAAAACCAAAGGAACTGGTGAGTCCCAGGGGTTATCGTGGCTACCAGCCCATGGAACAGATGTTCAATTTCCCACAACCGTTAATGACTGAGGATTCAGTTACGCCACAGTTCCCACCACAGCGTTCCCGTCCAGGATTCCTGCGCCGAGCTGACTCTCTGGTAAGCTCTACTGAGATGGCACTTTTCCGAAGGGTCGCTGAGGCTCAGGAGATGCAGATGCCTGAGCACTACAGTCGACCACAATTCAAGCCCATGATGGACCACCAGAACAGCCTGTCCACTATGGATCCACAAATTCACAAGAGAAATGGTAGGTACGAAGATGACTACTCATCATACCAGGAGCCCAAGAAGCCCATAATGGGCTACCCTACTAAAAGTCTGACTCAGAGGCGTCCTCTTTCGGCACGGAGTTATAGTACGGAGACGTATGGAGCGTCCCAGGCAAGGCCTGTCTCTGCTCGGCCCACCATGGCTGCCCTCCTTGAGAAGATGCCCTCTGATTACAACCTCAGCACTTGCACAGAGAAGATTCTTGATACGGCAGATATGAAGCTGCGGGCGGTTCCTCCGAAACCTGAGGACATCACCTCCAAAATGCCTGTGGACTGGCGGCAACAGCTGCTCAGACACATAGAGGCAAAACGATTAGACCGG AACGCAGTCCTTAAGCACAACACAGTAAACTTCGGCATGCTGTGCTCTGGAGGCTATGCTGTTCCGCATGCCGGGAGAAGCATGACCATAAACTTTTACAATAACACAAAGCATGAaaaccaaacaacacagtggcTACCTCTTCCAAAC ACGCCCTCACAACAAAGCAATATTTTAGATAATGGACAAGAGGTGGTCTCTCCAAGCAGTCAGTGGGCACCGTACTCATTTGGTAGGAGAGATGTGCCGCCAGAAAACATCATAAAGAAG GCTGCTGGCCATGGTCCCCACCAGACCCAGACCATGATTGTGACATCGGCCTCAGCCACGCCACCGCATCGCAGCCACGCCACCGTCCGGGAGCAGCAGCAGTACGAGGGTGCAATTAACAAGATCTCCATTCAGCAGTACCAGTCTCCTATGCCAATGCCTATCACCACCACCAGCCCTCGGCCGCAGAGCGCCCGCTGCCTCGTCCAAACCAAGGCCCAGAAGAGCATGGATGGCTTTCAGGAGCAG TTATGTGTGAGAATTGAGAAAAATCCTGGCCTTGGATTCAGCATCTCAGGGGGAATCAGCGGACAAGGAAATCCCTTCAAGCCTTCAGACATG GGTATCTTTGTTACTAGGGTACAGCCTGATGGACCTGCCTCCAACGTTCTTCAACCAGGAGACAAAATATTGAAG GCCAACGGACATAGTTTTTTACACATCGAACATGAAACCGCTGTGTCTCTTCTGAAGAATTTCCAGAAAACTGTGGACCTGGTAATCTTGAGGGAGAGCACAatataa
- the lrrc7 gene encoding leucine-rich repeat-containing protein 7 isoform X4: MDNCSTLQLQCLEMTTKRKIIGRLVPCRCFRGEEEVISVLDYSHCSLQQVPKEIFSFERTLEELYLDANQIEELPKQLFNCQALRKLSMPDNDLSNLPTTIASLVNLKELDISKNGIQEFPDNIKCCKCLSVVEASVNPITKLPDGFTQLLNLTQLFLNDAFLEYLPANFGRLSKLRILELRENHLKTLPKSIHRLSQLERLDLGSNEFSELPEVLEQIHNLKELWLDNNSLQAIPGSVGKLRQLRYLDLAKNRIETLDADISGCESLEDLLLSSNMLQQLPDSIGMLKKMTTLKVDDNQLTSLPNTIGSLSLLEEFDCSCNELESLPPTIGYLHSLRTFAADENFLTELPREIGNCKNVTVMSLRSNKLEFLPDEIGQMTKLRVLNLSDNRIKNLPFTFTKLKDLAALWLSDNQSKALIPLQTEAHPETKQRVLTNYMFPQQPRHDEDYQSDSDSFNPTLWEEQRQQRMTVAFDFDEKKEEEDNSGKVEINLKRYPTPYPEDLKNMVKSVQNLVGKAPHPLGTEKISSGTNMELHGKDKYEPKWPIAPKEVTEREVKDFPQVQMTEQSAIMNSAIDIPKRKDKEDLTESSEISLHRVVPQLPQPENTSLSITPSCFCLIDSLGGSPNDIRISDMRPTLVEPPMYKPKVVLLGKDKKESMDDSDPDKMHCMNNSGSSATYSDYSPSQGSSGSSNPPGNVNALQNSGKDGILQTHWTNRLAQSFPKPIESKPLLSQRDTPPSNTLQQRGERPLSDTFDSWNDASHYDNTGFVAEEAPLETSSSSGPGVSGGRGGGGTSAGNPMLGSKPRSASAHGRRPLMRQDRIVGLPLELEQSPHPFHPVRTTPENEVPPPPPANPWQNWTRTPSPFEDRTAFPSKPELSPNSPNPDHKHFEMGELPGTFPSTGAWGFLDSQDSGTGRGQSNIFTHVQTRKEPNKGTLVISKSSERLSPMIKEVKAKFKKSQSIDEIDIGSYKVYSIPMDSYSSSIDNQGSVDRPDLPGPMEQSMSRSQSAPMLDDDLDGFCSSKTSQQLHQQQQQQKPAIPKKVYHFDQSFNPQGAIDVLKAERRVAPPPFPNTPEYVNQSGSQPGKPKELVSPRGYRGYQPMEQMFNFPQPLMTEDSVTPQFPPQRSRPGFLRRADSLVSSTEMALFRRVAEAQEMQMPEHYSRPQFKPMMDHQNSLSTMDPQIHKRNGRYEDDYSSYQEPKKPIMGYPTKSLTQRRPLSARSYSTETYGASQARPVSARPTMAALLEKMPSDYNLSTCTEKILDTADMKLRAVPPKPEDITSKMPVDWRQQLLRHIEAKRLDRNAVLKHNTVNFGMLCSGGYAVPHAGRSMTINFYNNTKHENQTTQWLPLPNTPSQQSNILDNGQEVVSPSSQWAPYSFGRRDVPPENIIKKAAGHGPHQTQTMIVTSASATPPHRSHATVREQQQYEGAINKISIQQYQSPMPMPITTTSPRPQSARCLVQTKAQKSMDGFQEQLCVRIEKNPGLGFSISGGISGQGNPFKPSDMGIFVTRVQPDGPASNVLQPGDKILKANGHSFLHIEHETAVSLLKNFQKTVDLVILRESTI; encoded by the exons tgCAGTGTCTGGAGATGACAACCAAGAGGAAGATCATCGGCCGCCTGGTGCCATGCCGGTGCTTCCGGGGCGAGGAGGAGGTCATCTCAGTTCTGGACTACTCGCACTGCAGCTTGCAGCAGGTGCCCAAGGAGATTTTCAGCTTCGAGCGCACGCTGGAGGAGCTTTACCTGGATGCCAACCAGATCGAGGAGCTGCCCAAG CAACTCTTCAACTGCCAAGCCCTCCGCAAGTTGAGCATGCCTGACAATGACCTCTCCAACCTGCCAACCACCATCGCCAGCCTTGTAAACCTGAAGGAGTTAGACATAAGTAAAAATG GTATTCAAGAGTTCCCAGACAACATAAAGTGCTGTAAGTGTCTGTCGGTTGTGGAGGCCAGTGTGAATCCGATAACCAA GCTCCCCGATGGCTTCACACAGCTGCTTAACCTGACACAGCTCTTCTTAAACGACGCCTTCCTGGAGTACCTGCCTGCCAACTTTGGCCG ACTGTCCAAATTGCGGATCTTGGAACTGAGAGAGAACCATCTGAAAACCTTGCCAAA GTCGATACACAGACTGTCACAGCTGGAGCGATTAGACTTGGGAAGCAATGAATTCTCTGAACtg CCCGAGGTTCTGGAGCAGATACACAACCTTAAAGAGCTGTGGCTGGATAACAACTCATTACAAGCTATACCTGGG TCTGTAGGGAAGCTGAGGCAGCTCAGGTACTTGGATCTGGCCAAGAACCGGATTGAAACTCTGGACGCTGACATCTCAGGCTGTGAGTCCTTAGAAGACCTCCTGTTGTCCTCCAACATGCTGCAGCAGCTACCCGACTCCATAG GAATGTTGAAAAAGATGACAACACTAAAAGTAGATGACAACCAGCTCACCTCACTGCCTAACACAATCGGAAG TTTGTCGCTTTTAGAGGAGTTTGACTGTAGCTGTAACGAACTGGAGTCCCTGCCTCCAACCATCGGCTACCTGCACAGCCTCCGGACATTTGCGGCCGATGAGAACTTCCTGACGGAACTGCCCAGGGAG ATTGGAAACTGCAAGAATGTCACAGTCATGTCCTTGCGCTCCAATAAATTGGAGTTTCTGCCTGATGAAATCGGGCAGATGACCAAACTCCGCGTCCTCAACCTCAGCGACAATAG GATAAAAAACTTACCGTTCACTTTCACAAAGCTGAAAGATCTTGCTGCACTCTGGCTATCAGACAATCAG TCCAAGGCCCTAATCCCGCTGCAGACAGAAGCTCACCCCGAGACGAAGCAGAGGGTCCTCACCAACTACATGTTCCCCCAGCAGCCACGGCATGATGAAG ACTACCAGTCGGACAGCGACAGCTTTAATCCCACGCTCTGGGAGGAGCAGAGGCAGCAGAGGATGACCGTGGCATTTGACTTTGATGAgaagaaggaagaggaggacaatTCTGGAAAA GTGGAGATTAATCTGAAGCGCTACCCCACTCCTTACCCTGAGGACTTGAAGAATATGGTGAAATCAGTTCAGAACCTTGTGGGCAAGGCCCCCCATCCCCTCGGTACAGAGAAGATCTCCTCTGGCACCAACATGGAGCTCCATGGCAAAGATAAATACGAGCCCAAGTGGCCCATTGCACCTAAAGAG GTGACAGAAAGGGAGGTCAAGGACTTCCCACAGGTGCAGATGACGGAGCAGAGCGCCATCATGAACTCAGCCATCGACATCCCAAAGCGCAAAGACAAGGAGGACCTGACTGAGAGCTCAGAA ATTTCTTTACATCGCGTCGTCCCCCAGCTGCCACAGCCCGAGAATACGAGCCTGTCCATTACACCTTCCTGTTTCTGCCTCATA GATTCTCTTGGAGGTTCACCTAATGATATTCGCATTTCGGATATGAGACCTACACTTGTGGAGCCCCCGATGTACAAACCAAAGGTTGTATTACTTGGGAAAGACAAAAAAG agTCTATGGATGACTCCGATCCAGACAAAATGCATTGCATGAACAACAGTGGGTCATCAGCCACCTACTCTGACTACTCCCCATCCCAGGGATCCTCTGGGTCCTCTAACCCACCAGGAAATGTGAATGCGCTGCAGAATTCTGGGAAGGATGGCATTCTCCAGACGCACTGGACCAACAG GCTGGCACAGTCTTTCCCCAAACCCATTGAGAGTAAGCCACTGCTGAGCCAGAGGGACACTCCCCCCTCCAATACCCTGCAACAGAGGGGTGAACGACCCCTGAGCGATACCTTTGACAGTTGGAACGACGCCTCCCACTATGACAACACTGGTTTTGTGGCTGAGGAAGCTCCTCTTGAGACAAGCAGTAGCAGTGGGCCTGGTGTCAGTGGTGGCAGAGGTGGTGGTGGCACCTCTGCAGGTAATCCCATGCTGGGTTCCAAACCCCGGAGTGCTTCTGCACATGGCCGGAGACCCCTGATGAGGCAAGATCGCATTGTTGGTCTGCCCCTGGAACTGGAACAGTCCCCGCACCCTTTCCACCCAGTGCGCACTACTCCTGAAAACGAAGTGCCTCCACCCCCTCCTGCCAATCCATGGCAAAATTGGACCAGGACTCCTAGCCCATTCGAGGATCGAACAGCATTTCCCTCCAAGCCGGAGCTCAGTCCCAACAGTCCCAACCCTGACCACAAGCACTTTGAGATGGGCGAACTGCCTGGCACATTTCCCTCAACTGGAGCATGGGGGTTTTTAGACTCTCAGGACTCAGGAACAGGTCGGGGTCAGTCCAACATTTTCACACATGTTCAGACTCGGAAGGAACCCAACAAAGGCACACTGGTCATCAGCAAAAGCTCGGAGAGGCTCTCACCAATGATAAAGGAGGTCAAAGCCAAATTCAAGAAGTCCCAGAGCATAGATGAAATTGACATAGGCTCTTACAAGGTCTACAGTATTCCAATGGACAGCTACAGCTCTAGTATCGACAACCAGGGTAGTGTTGACAGGCCAGACTTACCAGGTCCTATGGAGCAGAGTATGTCCAGGAGCCAGTCTGCTCCCATGTTGGATGATGACTTGGATGGCTTTTGTTCCAGTAAGACCTCTCAGCAGttacatcagcagcagcagcaacagaagCCAGCCATCCCCAAGAAGGTTTATCACTTTGACCAAAGCTTCAACCCCCAAGGGGCGATAGACGTTTTGAAAGCAGAGAGGAGAGTTGCTCCACCTCCTTTTCCCAATACCCCTGAGTATGTCAACCAATCAGGCAGTCAACCTGGAAAACCAAAGGAACTGGTGAGTCCCAGGGGTTATCGTGGCTACCAGCCCATGGAACAGATGTTCAATTTCCCACAACCGTTAATGACTGAGGATTCAGTTACGCCACAGTTCCCACCACAGCGTTCCCGTCCAGGATTCCTGCGCCGAGCTGACTCTCTGGTAAGCTCTACTGAGATGGCACTTTTCCGAAGGGTCGCTGAGGCTCAGGAGATGCAGATGCCTGAGCACTACAGTCGACCACAATTCAAGCCCATGATGGACCACCAGAACAGCCTGTCCACTATGGATCCACAAATTCACAAGAGAAATGGTAGGTACGAAGATGACTACTCATCATACCAGGAGCCCAAGAAGCCCATAATGGGCTACCCTACTAAAAGTCTGACTCAGAGGCGTCCTCTTTCGGCACGGAGTTATAGTACGGAGACGTATGGAGCGTCCCAGGCAAGGCCTGTCTCTGCTCGGCCCACCATGGCTGCCCTCCTTGAGAAGATGCCCTCTGATTACAACCTCAGCACTTGCACAGAGAAGATTCTTGATACGGCAGATATGAAGCTGCGGGCGGTTCCTCCGAAACCTGAGGACATCACCTCCAAAATGCCTGTGGACTGGCGGCAACAGCTGCTCAGACACATAGAGGCAAAACGATTAGACCGG AACGCAGTCCTTAAGCACAACACAGTAAACTTCGGCATGCTGTGCTCTGGAGGCTATGCTGTTCCGCATGCCGGGAGAAGCATGACCATAAACTTTTACAATAACACAAAGCATGAaaaccaaacaacacagtggcTACCTCTTCCAAAC ACGCCCTCACAACAAAGCAATATTTTAGATAATGGACAAGAGGTGGTCTCTCCAAGCAGTCAGTGGGCACCGTACTCATTTGGTAGGAGAGATGTGCCGCCAGAAAACATCATAAAGAAG GCTGCTGGCCATGGTCCCCACCAGACCCAGACCATGATTGTGACATCGGCCTCAGCCACGCCACCGCATCGCAGCCACGCCACCGTCCGGGAGCAGCAGCAGTACGAGGGTGCAATTAACAAGATCTCCATTCAGCAGTACCAGTCTCCTATGCCAATGCCTATCACCACCACCAGCCCTCGGCCGCAGAGCGCCCGCTGCCTCGTCCAAACCAAGGCCCAGAAGAGCATGGATGGCTTTCAGGAGCAG TTATGTGTGAGAATTGAGAAAAATCCTGGCCTTGGATTCAGCATCTCAGGGGGAATCAGCGGACAAGGAAATCCCTTCAAGCCTTCAGACATG GGTATCTTTGTTACTAGGGTACAGCCTGATGGACCTGCCTCCAACGTTCTTCAACCAGGAGACAAAATATTGAAG GCCAACGGACATAGTTTTTTACACATCGAACATGAAACCGCTGTGTCTCTTCTGAAGAATTTCCAGAAAACTGTGGACCTGGTAATCTTGAGGGAGAGCACAatataa